In the Petrotoga sibirica DSM 13575 genome, one interval contains:
- a CDS encoding PolC-type DNA polymerase III — MLDIKDFLKENVGFIPFELNGKIIVKDKEVEINLQKLSEDIDEASLKLFFTRLLKRDVKISFTNDEGPEFIVNNWHQLIMNLRLKDYLRLLKPEYSQENKIVFKTYSPIVKNRLTKEKEELDNILFKYLGKEIPYEIIIDESLKPTFIDEGYETHYSQDSNLSSDYETSKKLAEVERVVIIGRDFKKVPLPLSMLPSNEGSNVVVNGKIFYKEYNEKGPVSTLFITDKKSSAVVKTFSETANNLNKELDEGDNVLIEGIIFYDSFSHEFAIRPMNIVKLKEETLERKDKYPTKRVELHLHSKLSAMEGLLDVGEVVKTIKNWGHKAVAITDSGVVQSIPEFYEKAVAEGIKPIFGMQAYVVDEFVNIISLLGEDKKISETEFVVFDLETTGLEPAMHEIIEIGAVKIKNMKIVSKFHSLVKPRKPVSNFTTNFTGITNQMLEVERPIEEVLPQFLSFIEGTVLVAHNADFDYRFLREWVRKVYNDHFEQTYIDTLALSKSLLTLKGYGLDKVVEELKLGSFEHHRAHEDAYITALVFLKLIEMAKLKNKNGLTAGMDVEMLSDLEKLQKFIDFKRIRPSTMTILVKNKTGLKNLYKLVSNAHIKYFYRVPRILKSQLSQMREGLLIGSGAEEGEIFQSYLRGGSHDEILEIAKFYDYLELTPLDALSDRSISEEQLKKIYRDIYNLGNELNMPVVMVSNAHYLDKEDQIFYNALKVAEKRKTSTAHRYLRTTDEMVEEAQRIFEDKEIAEKIVITNTNEIADQIEIIKPLSNKLHPPKIENAELEIEKLAKEKAYEIYGNPLPKIVESRLNRELESIIKHGYAVLYLIAQKIVKKSLEDGYLVGSRGSVGSSLVATMLGITEINPLPPHYICPNCKNVEFFDNEEISSGYDLPDKKCEKCGTKMKKDGQDIPFETFMGFEGDKIPDIDLNFSGDYQNMAHKYIEKMFGEGHVFRAGTISTIADRTAFGFAKKYCEEQGIVKNSEITRIVKAITGVKRTTGQHPGGLMIVPKEDEVYNYTPIQFPANDTKSSVQTTHFDYHVIHNDLVKLDALGHDDPTFIKMMSDLTGVDPLAIPMDDKKTLSLFSSTKALKIDLKNELGTTVGTLGVPEFGTTFVRMMLEDTRPKSFSELVRISGLSHGTDVWAGIAKNWIDRKIATLDEVISCRDDIMNYLLSKGAPPKSAFSIMEKVRKGKGINEEDIELMKKLNVPEWFIISCQKIKYLFPKAHAAAYVSMAFRIAWFKVHYPLAFYSTYFTVKGDEFNLKVIFSGREAIKKRIFELRNMDLDVRKKNEMVVLELALEMMLRGYDFKMVDLYKSDSKKFLIEGNSLIVPFIKVPNLGEKAAENILKSRENGFRSIEDFAAKSGCNKTNVETLRELGVLKGLPETNQMSLFKG; from the coding sequence ATGCTGGATATTAAAGATTTCTTAAAGGAAAATGTGGGGTTCATTCCTTTTGAATTAAATGGGAAAATCATCGTGAAAGACAAAGAGGTTGAAATCAATTTACAGAAATTAAGTGAAGATATAGATGAGGCTTCATTAAAGCTTTTCTTTACCAGACTTCTCAAGAGAGATGTAAAAATCTCTTTTACAAATGATGAAGGACCTGAATTTATAGTTAATAATTGGCATCAATTGATAATGAATCTTCGTTTAAAAGATTATCTAAGACTTTTAAAACCTGAATATTCTCAAGAAAACAAAATAGTATTTAAAACGTACTCGCCGATAGTAAAAAACCGATTAACAAAGGAAAAAGAAGAATTGGATAATATTTTATTTAAATATCTTGGGAAAGAAATCCCTTATGAAATCATTATAGATGAAAGTTTAAAACCAACTTTTATTGATGAAGGTTATGAAACCCATTATTCCCAAGATAGTAATTTATCTTCTGATTATGAAACCTCGAAAAAATTAGCTGAAGTCGAAAGGGTTGTAATAATAGGGAGAGATTTTAAAAAGGTACCACTACCGTTATCGATGCTTCCTTCAAATGAAGGAAGTAACGTTGTAGTTAACGGGAAAATATTTTACAAAGAGTACAATGAAAAAGGACCTGTATCTACTCTTTTCATTACTGATAAAAAAAGTTCCGCTGTTGTAAAAACCTTTTCTGAAACGGCTAATAATTTAAACAAAGAATTAGATGAGGGAGATAACGTATTAATTGAAGGTATTATTTTTTACGATTCTTTTAGTCATGAATTTGCAATTAGACCTATGAATATAGTTAAGTTAAAAGAAGAAACCCTTGAAAGGAAAGATAAATACCCCACAAAAAGGGTGGAGCTTCATTTACATTCAAAACTAAGTGCGATGGAAGGGTTACTCGATGTGGGGGAAGTAGTAAAGACCATAAAAAATTGGGGCCATAAAGCGGTAGCTATAACCGATTCTGGGGTCGTTCAGAGTATTCCAGAATTTTATGAAAAAGCTGTTGCTGAAGGTATTAAACCTATTTTCGGTATGCAAGCCTATGTCGTTGATGAATTTGTCAATATTATAAGTTTGCTCGGGGAAGATAAGAAAATAAGTGAAACTGAGTTTGTTGTTTTTGACTTGGAAACTACAGGATTAGAGCCTGCCATGCACGAAATTATAGAGATCGGGGCTGTAAAAATAAAGAATATGAAAATAGTGTCTAAGTTTCATAGTTTAGTAAAGCCCAGAAAACCTGTCTCAAACTTTACAACTAATTTTACAGGTATAACGAATCAGATGTTGGAAGTTGAAAGACCTATAGAGGAAGTCCTTCCTCAATTTTTGAGTTTCATAGAAGGTACAGTGTTAGTTGCCCACAACGCAGACTTTGATTACCGTTTTTTACGAGAATGGGTTAGGAAGGTCTATAACGATCACTTTGAGCAGACTTATATTGATACTTTAGCTCTTTCAAAATCTCTGTTAACGTTGAAAGGGTATGGGCTTGATAAGGTAGTTGAGGAGTTAAAGCTTGGGAGTTTTGAACACCATAGGGCTCATGAAGACGCCTATATAACCGCCTTAGTGTTTTTGAAACTGATAGAAATGGCAAAACTGAAAAATAAAAACGGCCTCACGGCAGGTATGGATGTTGAAATGTTGTCGGATCTTGAAAAATTACAAAAATTCATAGATTTTAAAAGAATTCGACCAAGTACGATGACTATTTTAGTAAAAAACAAAACAGGCCTTAAGAATCTTTATAAACTAGTTTCAAATGCCCACATAAAATATTTTTACAGAGTTCCTAGAATTTTAAAAAGCCAATTATCTCAAATGAGAGAAGGTTTGTTGATAGGTAGTGGAGCAGAAGAAGGAGAAATCTTTCAAAGCTATCTCAGGGGTGGATCTCATGATGAAATTCTCGAAATTGCCAAATTTTACGATTATTTGGAATTAACCCCGTTAGATGCATTATCAGACAGATCTATTTCAGAAGAACAGTTAAAAAAGATTTATAGGGATATATATAACCTTGGCAACGAATTAAACATGCCTGTTGTTATGGTTTCAAACGCCCATTACCTAGATAAAGAAGATCAGATTTTTTACAACGCATTAAAAGTTGCAGAAAAGAGAAAAACTTCCACTGCACACAGATACTTGCGTACAACTGATGAGATGGTAGAAGAAGCTCAACGAATTTTTGAAGATAAAGAAATAGCAGAGAAAATTGTCATAACCAATACTAACGAGATTGCAGATCAGATAGAAATAATAAAGCCACTTAGTAACAAACTGCATCCTCCAAAGATAGAGAACGCTGAATTAGAAATTGAAAAACTTGCAAAGGAAAAAGCCTATGAAATATATGGCAATCCTTTACCAAAAATCGTTGAAAGCCGTTTGAACAGAGAACTAGAATCCATCATAAAACATGGGTATGCTGTACTGTATCTAATTGCTCAAAAAATAGTGAAAAAATCCTTAGAGGATGGATATTTGGTGGGTTCCAGAGGTTCTGTTGGTTCTTCTTTGGTGGCTACGATGCTGGGAATAACCGAGATAAACCCTTTACCTCCTCATTATATATGTCCAAATTGTAAAAACGTAGAATTTTTTGATAATGAGGAAATAAGTTCTGGTTATGATCTTCCTGATAAAAAATGTGAAAAATGTGGAACTAAAATGAAAAAAGATGGTCAAGATATACCATTTGAAACATTCATGGGGTTTGAAGGTGACAAAATACCTGATATAGATTTGAATTTTTCTGGAGATTATCAAAACATGGCGCATAAATACATTGAAAAAATGTTCGGAGAAGGCCATGTTTTTCGGGCAGGTACTATATCAACAATTGCAGACAGAACGGCCTTTGGTTTTGCTAAAAAATATTGCGAAGAGCAAGGAATTGTGAAGAATAGCGAGATAACGCGAATAGTCAAGGCGATAACAGGGGTAAAACGAACAACAGGGCAACATCCTGGTGGATTAATGATAGTTCCAAAAGAAGATGAAGTTTACAATTATACACCAATTCAGTTCCCTGCCAATGACACTAAATCAAGTGTTCAAACCACCCATTTTGATTACCACGTTATACATAACGATCTTGTAAAATTAGATGCACTTGGTCACGATGACCCCACATTCATTAAAATGATGTCTGATTTAACTGGAGTAGACCCATTAGCGATCCCAATGGACGATAAAAAAACTTTGAGCTTGTTCTCCTCTACAAAAGCGTTGAAAATAGACTTAAAAAATGAATTAGGTACAACTGTTGGAACGTTAGGGGTCCCAGAATTTGGCACTACCTTTGTCAGAATGATGTTGGAAGACACAAGGCCAAAGAGTTTTTCTGAATTAGTAAGAATATCTGGTTTATCCCATGGCACCGATGTGTGGGCAGGGATAGCTAAAAACTGGATCGACAGAAAGATTGCTACTTTAGATGAGGTAATTTCTTGTAGAGATGATATAATGAATTATTTATTATCCAAAGGTGCTCCACCTAAAAGTGCTTTTTCAATAATGGAAAAGGTGAGAAAAGGCAAAGGTATCAACGAAGAAGACATTGAATTAATGAAAAAATTAAATGTGCCTGAATGGTTTATCATCTCTTGTCAAAAAATTAAATATCTCTTTCCAAAAGCTCATGCGGCTGCTTACGTTAGCATGGCTTTTAGAATAGCATGGTTTAAAGTTCATTATCCTTTAGCGTTTTATTCTACGTATTTTACCGTCAAAGGTGATGAATTCAACTTAAAAGTTATTTTCTCCGGTCGAGAAGCCATTAAAAAAAGGATATTTGAACTGCGTAATATGGATCTGGATGTGCGTAAAAAAAATGAGATGGTCGTATTAGAGTTAGCGTTGGAAATGATGCTAAGAGGTTATGATTTTAAAATGGTTGATTTGTACAAGTCTGATTCGAAAAAATTTTTAATAGAAGGAAACTCTCTGATTGTGCCTTTTATCAAAGTACCGAATCTTGGTGAAAAAGCAGCAGAGAATATTCTTAAGTCAAGAGAAAATGGTTTTAGATCAATAGAAGATTTTGCTGCAAAGAGTGGGTGTAACAAGACGAA
- the ruvC gene encoding crossover junction endodeoxyribonuclease RuvC, giving the protein MVILGIDPGYGRIGYGVLEKKGNIFNFIDYGVIYTSKEEELPKRLLSIDEQLRNLIQTYKPDESAVEKLYFFKNVATAIQVGEARGVILLCLEKENIPIYEYTPFQIKQAVTGYGRAEKGQIQRTLKLLLKLEKTPTPDDAADALATAFCHGNFRRSFKNAGY; this is encoded by the coding sequence ATGGTAATTCTGGGTATAGATCCCGGTTATGGAAGAATTGGATATGGTGTCCTTGAAAAAAAAGGTAACATTTTCAATTTTATCGATTATGGTGTAATATATACCAGCAAGGAAGAAGAACTTCCAAAAAGGTTGCTGAGCATAGACGAACAACTTAGGAATTTAATACAAACCTATAAGCCTGATGAATCTGCTGTAGAAAAATTGTACTTTTTTAAAAACGTTGCAACCGCTATACAGGTTGGAGAGGCTAGAGGCGTTATTCTACTTTGTTTGGAAAAAGAAAATATACCGATTTATGAATACACACCTTTTCAGATAAAACAGGCTGTTACAGGATATGGAAGAGCTGAAAAAGGGCAGATACAGAGAACCTTAAAATTATTATTGAAGTTGGAAAAAACACCAACTCCAGATGATGCAGCAGATGCGTTAGCCACGGCTTTTTGCCATGGAAATTTTAGGAGGAGCTTCAAAAATGCTGGATATTAA
- a CDS encoding aminopeptidase P family protein: protein MADVKSRIEKILNSLEEGSMLILYSGKSPVKSADETYNFTPNRNFYYFTDLDIENAYLVISKTESKVVEKLFIERNDPKLARWVGKKPSKEHCSKLSKIQEEDISFLDEFNGYIGDTLSRSNIKNVYLYLKSPHWENMTKEKQIAQEIQRLFPYVCIKDISTKIADLRTIKDEEEIENIKKAIEITKEGILNIIKNSKPGMYEYELEAYFDFSLRKNGVKDFAFKPIVASGPNSTILHYSANERKIQEGDLVLLDLGAQYNYYSGDISRTFPISRKFSPRQAEIYQIVLNTQKEVQSQAKPGLTLFELNEIAKKSLAESCKKIGLIKTDEELSKYYFHSVSHFLGLDTHDVGDKYMPLKPGMVITNEPGLYIEEEGIGVRIEDDLLITENGCENLSRAIPKEIEEIECIWSVS from the coding sequence ATGGCTGATGTAAAAAGTAGAATAGAAAAAATATTAAACAGTTTAGAAGAAGGTTCGATGTTGATTCTTTACTCAGGAAAGAGCCCAGTAAAAAGCGCAGACGAAACCTATAACTTTACCCCGAATCGAAACTTCTATTATTTTACTGATTTGGACATAGAAAACGCTTATTTAGTAATTAGCAAAACCGAATCAAAAGTTGTTGAAAAACTGTTCATAGAAAGAAACGATCCAAAGTTAGCTAGGTGGGTTGGTAAAAAACCAAGTAAAGAGCATTGTTCTAAATTGAGTAAAATTCAAGAAGAAGATATATCTTTTTTGGATGAATTCAATGGATATATTGGAGACACCCTATCAAGGTCTAATATTAAAAATGTATATTTGTATTTAAAATCTCCTCATTGGGAGAATATGACAAAAGAAAAGCAAATTGCTCAAGAAATACAAAGATTGTTTCCATATGTTTGTATAAAAGATATTTCAACAAAAATAGCAGATTTGAGGACTATTAAAGACGAAGAAGAAATAGAAAATATTAAGAAAGCTATCGAAATTACAAAAGAAGGAATTTTGAACATAATAAAAAATTCAAAGCCTGGAATGTACGAGTACGAGCTCGAAGCATATTTTGATTTTTCTTTGAGAAAAAACGGGGTAAAAGATTTCGCATTTAAACCAATAGTAGCTTCAGGGCCTAACTCCACGATTCTACATTACTCTGCCAACGAAAGAAAAATACAAGAAGGAGATTTAGTTTTGCTGGACTTGGGAGCACAATATAATTACTATAGCGGCGATATATCCAGAACTTTCCCAATAAGCAGAAAGTTTTCTCCAAGGCAAGCGGAAATTTACCAAATTGTTTTAAATACCCAGAAAGAAGTTCAGTCACAAGCCAAGCCAGGTTTAACCCTTTTTGAATTGAATGAAATTGCAAAGAAATCATTAGCAGAAAGTTGTAAAAAGATAGGATTGATTAAAACCGATGAAGAACTTTCAAAATATTATTTTCATTCTGTGAGTCACTTTTTGGGTTTAGATACCCATGACGTAGGTGACAAGTATATGCCTTTAAAACCAGGAATGGTTATTACCAACGAACCAGGTTTGTACATAGAGGAAGAGGGTATCGGCGTGCGTATAGAAGACGATCTTCTTATAACTGAGAACGGATGCGAAAATTTATCAAGGGCAATCCCCAAAGAGATAGAAGAAATTGAATGTATTTGGAGTGTATCTTAA
- the fliS gene encoding flagellar export chaperone FliS: protein MYNNNQNANYYFENSIKTASPAKLVELLYQNSIERINKAIKAIENKNLSEANKQIIRVEDIVTELNVSLNLEKGGEIAKNLRALYNYMYQRLLESNNKKDIEILKEVRSFLQELLDTWKELLKKELKTSRELNAKSVDPKFDLQY, encoded by the coding sequence ATGTACAATAATAATCAAAACGCTAACTATTATTTTGAAAACAGTATAAAAACAGCTAGCCCCGCAAAATTAGTCGAATTATTGTATCAAAATTCAATCGAAAGAATAAATAAGGCAATAAAAGCTATCGAGAATAAAAATCTTTCCGAGGCTAACAAACAGATTATAAGGGTGGAAGACATAGTTACAGAACTTAACGTCTCGTTGAATCTTGAAAAAGGCGGAGAGATAGCTAAAAATCTCAGAGCTCTATACAATTACATGTATCAAAGACTGTTAGAATCAAATAACAAAAAAGATATTGAAATCTTAAAAGAAGTAAGATCTTTTCTACAAGAGCTCTTAGATACCTGGAAAGAACTATTGAAAAAAGAACTCAAAACTTCCCGCGAGTTAAACGCTAAATCTGTCGATCCTAAATTTGATCTTCAATATTAA
- a CDS encoding carbon-nitrogen hydrolase family protein, whose product MKKVFGLVQLSSKLNDKETNLKKLDSLISKEVKKADLYILPEFFNIGYDLENINNYAENLAELIPEGETTQEIIRIAKKYNVSIVANILEKDPLIIGKYYDTSILIDDSGKLLGKYRKIFVFPKEKFRLSEGTSIEIIDWKGIKIGLSICYDHAFPELYRIMALRGAQILIITSAVPKGFEKLVEVRTSARAQDNQLFAIGVNAVGKPSEDSIPFCGNSIAVDPHGDTLIKLGDEEDVIAQVSIDTDKILEERLLEPSLHEIKMLKIYDGIDFKID is encoded by the coding sequence ATGAAAAAAGTATTTGGTTTAGTGCAATTAAGTTCAAAATTGAACGACAAAGAAACAAACCTTAAAAAGCTAGACTCATTGATTTCAAAAGAAGTAAAAAAAGCGGATTTATACATCCTACCAGAGTTTTTTAACATAGGATACGATCTAGAAAATATTAACAATTACGCTGAAAATCTTGCCGAATTAATACCAGAAGGAGAAACTACTCAAGAAATTATAAGGATTGCAAAGAAATACAATGTCTCTATTGTTGCAAACATTTTAGAAAAAGACCCGTTAATAATTGGTAAGTATTACGATACCTCGATTTTAATAGATGATTCAGGTAAATTGCTTGGTAAGTATAGAAAAATATTTGTTTTTCCAAAAGAAAAGTTTAGACTTTCCGAAGGAACGTCTATAGAAATAATAGATTGGAAAGGTATAAAAATAGGTTTATCAATTTGTTATGATCATGCTTTTCCTGAATTATATAGGATAATGGCCCTTAGAGGGGCACAAATACTAATAATTACATCTGCTGTTCCAAAAGGTTTTGAAAAATTAGTAGAGGTAAGAACATCCGCCCGGGCACAAGATAATCAACTGTTTGCAATTGGGGTAAACGCCGTTGGTAAACCCTCTGAAGATTCGATCCCTTTTTGCGGAAATTCCATAGCTGTTGATCCACACGGAGATACCCTCATTAAATTGGGGGATGAAGAAGACGTAATTGCACAGGTAAGTATAGATACCGATAAAATTCTTGAAGAAAGGCTTTTGGAGCCGTCACTTCACGAAATAAAGATGTTGAAAATCTACGATGGCATAGATTTTAAAATCGATTAA
- a CDS encoding glycosyl hydrolase-related protein, which produces MYHIISHTHWDREWFAPADITKKMLPSLFQKLFELIDNNPEYKFVLDGQMLLVKDYLSNFQGEERKKAEDKLKKYSKNIAFGPYYGQIDWRVSEESSIRNIILGGQEAKKYGNVMNIGWLLDNFGFSSQVPQINFKSEIEGCFLWRGLNMKIPKIGFTWSSPDGSKIHGIFLLDSYRNIMRLKDYPEVMEKRLELEINKLKKYSKTNYLPLLNGYDLDPVPEDPTDGELKAVFPDEFIQGYFKQEDPSLIEKYVGELIDGSVVSTFPGSLSTRQYLKIMNWHSEYMLSKVLEPLIAIVDNSEDDKEIQKAWEYLIMNLVHDSIGGVGVDQIHEDMEERYNKIKEIFESTLNKVLDKVGQILPLGYVCLNLNLQELPVLFENKENLYRFSAPAGSISKVNLKKYNVNSSEKPINSFHWENEHFKAFVENGKLRIKKENNDYLIRAVLVEDKGDEYSSAFDKELNLTFSEMRLKAQSDNYSKIALDFTSNEVDFTLNLTFSELPYINIEIDSLGKGSDYGLLLALIGDGDINAGVPFDSVKRPYEVKYEEPEEEMKKFLVAAREISFNNVFPMKDYVGLEKDDYFAAFMAKGIYSYTTHSTNSLEKAVSLILLRSVSWLSRENVKGRIGDAGPVMYTPGAEVKRKMKIEAAFCLSDKDNFLKYKNSFINPPLLFYKHRNNSDSENQPVVVHKFYSSVDENIEFVNMKPSIDEEGISLRFFNPSHKKKKIKLTQKSIKTDLLENELEEFDGTIKPKEILTLKIPKLSFNTFSDDEGSKVNIVYPKFTWDISEDLSKPNIGIINNMEREAKDLKEHIKDLEKKIKETQGINRYELLFEKYKLMRKALELELSSLYNRSKIEHVDPSKIEHIIVELNDVRIKRRGIEFLLATLR; this is translated from the coding sequence ATGTACCATATCATTTCACACACACATTGGGATAGAGAATGGTTCGCTCCTGCGGATATAACAAAAAAAATGTTACCTAGTTTATTTCAAAAACTCTTCGAGTTAATTGATAATAATCCTGAATACAAATTTGTGTTAGACGGACAAATGTTGTTAGTGAAAGATTATTTAAGTAATTTTCAAGGAGAAGAAAGAAAAAAAGCAGAGGACAAATTGAAAAAATACTCTAAAAATATAGCCTTTGGCCCATACTATGGACAAATTGATTGGAGAGTCTCTGAAGAAAGCTCAATCAGAAATATTATATTGGGTGGACAAGAGGCTAAAAAATATGGAAATGTGATGAATATAGGTTGGTTACTAGATAATTTTGGCTTTTCGTCTCAAGTTCCACAAATTAATTTTAAAAGTGAAATAGAAGGTTGTTTCCTCTGGAGAGGTTTAAATATGAAAATTCCAAAAATCGGGTTTACTTGGAGCAGTCCCGATGGTAGCAAGATTCACGGCATATTTTTACTTGATAGTTATAGGAATATTATGAGATTGAAAGATTATCCAGAAGTTATGGAAAAAAGATTGGAATTGGAAATTAACAAGCTAAAAAAATATTCGAAAACTAATTACCTTCCTTTACTAAACGGATACGACTTGGATCCTGTTCCAGAAGATCCCACTGATGGAGAATTAAAAGCGGTTTTTCCAGATGAGTTTATTCAAGGATATTTTAAACAAGAAGACCCTTCTTTAATAGAAAAATACGTTGGTGAGCTAATTGATGGAAGCGTTGTTTCGACATTTCCAGGAAGTTTATCAACAAGGCAGTATTTAAAAATTATGAATTGGCATTCTGAATATATGCTCTCTAAGGTATTAGAACCCCTGATTGCTATCGTAGACAATTCTGAAGACGATAAAGAGATACAAAAGGCTTGGGAATATTTAATAATGAACCTGGTCCACGACAGCATAGGAGGAGTAGGAGTAGATCAGATTCATGAAGATATGGAAGAAAGATACAATAAAATTAAAGAGATTTTTGAATCAACTTTAAATAAAGTTTTGGATAAGGTAGGCCAGATTTTACCTTTAGGTTATGTTTGTCTAAACTTGAATCTGCAGGAATTACCTGTATTATTCGAAAATAAAGAAAACCTTTATAGATTTTCAGCACCTGCAGGAAGTATATCAAAAGTAAATTTAAAAAAGTATAACGTGAATTCTTCAGAAAAACCTATAAATAGTTTTCATTGGGAGAATGAACATTTCAAAGCATTCGTTGAAAACGGGAAGCTTAGAATTAAAAAGGAAAATAACGATTATTTAATCAGAGCTGTTTTGGTAGAAGATAAAGGTGATGAATACTCTTCTGCATTTGATAAAGAGTTGAACTTAACTTTCTCAGAAATGAGGTTGAAAGCACAGTCAGATAATTATTCCAAAATAGCTCTTGATTTTACCAGCAACGAAGTTGACTTCACACTTAATTTGACATTTTCAGAATTGCCCTATATCAATATCGAAATTGACTCTTTGGGAAAAGGATCAGATTATGGATTACTTTTAGCTTTAATTGGAGATGGAGATATAAATGCGGGTGTACCTTTCGATTCTGTAAAAAGACCATATGAAGTAAAATATGAAGAACCAGAAGAAGAAATGAAAAAGTTTTTAGTTGCTGCAAGAGAAATCTCTTTTAATAACGTTTTTCCTATGAAGGATTACGTTGGATTAGAAAAGGATGACTATTTCGCAGCCTTTATGGCCAAAGGAATTTATAGTTATACCACACATTCTACTAACTCCTTAGAAAAAGCTGTTTCTTTAATTTTATTAAGATCTGTAAGCTGGCTTTCTCGCGAAAATGTAAAAGGAAGAATTGGAGACGCCGGACCCGTAATGTACACTCCTGGAGCTGAAGTAAAAAGAAAAATGAAAATTGAAGCAGCCTTTTGCCTTTCAGATAAAGATAATTTTTTGAAATACAAAAATTCCTTTATCAATCCTCCTTTATTGTTTTATAAGCACCGTAATAATTCAGACTCAGAAAACCAGCCTGTCGTGGTACATAAATTCTATTCTTCAGTGGACGAAAACATAGAATTTGTGAATATGAAACCTTCAATAGACGAAGAGGGGATATCTCTGCGATTTTTTAATCCTTCTCACAAGAAAAAAAAGATAAAATTAACTCAAAAATCAATAAAAACCGATTTGTTAGAGAACGAATTAGAAGAATTCGATGGAACAATCAAGCCAAAAGAGATATTAACATTAAAAATACCTAAGCTATCTTTTAATACTTTTTCTGATGATGAAGGCTCAAAAGTTAACATAGTATATCCTAAATTTACGTGGGATATCTCTGAAGATCTTTCAAAACCGAATATAGGTATAATAAATAACATGGAAAGAGAAGCCAAAGATCTTAAAGAACATATAAAAGATTTAGAAAAGAAAATAAAAGAAACTCAAGGTATTAACAGATACGAATTGCTTTTTGAAAAGTATAAATTAATGAGGAAGGCGTTAGAATTAGAGTTATCCTCGTTATATAACAGATCTAAGATAGAACATGTGGATCCTTCTAAAATAGAACATATAATTGTAGAGTTGAACGATGTTAGGATAAAAAGGAGAGGTATAGAGTTTTTACTGGCTACTCTTAGGTAG
- a CDS encoding carbohydrate ABC transporter permease, whose product MTKKNKTIRVILFIILVIFAIYTIMPIFWVFVTSLKTPEEARAFPPSLIPEEVTFQNYKLLFQDDQMIRSFLNSIIVAVPATLLCVIISALAAFSFSRYHFRGKKQLLAAVMGIFMIPITMNTIPLYLIFQRMGLLDTYAGVILAYQVLIIPLNIFILKNHFDTIPVSLEEAAALDGATTMQRFTKVIMPLSWPGLSISFIFTFRFAWNEFVLPMILISSPSKTVFQVAMYRFLGLYSIDWGLLSAAIVIGMIPILIIIIFFQRQLLQGIQAGSIKG is encoded by the coding sequence ATGACCAAAAAGAATAAAACAATTAGAGTTATACTATTTATCATTCTTGTTATTTTCGCTATTTATACAATAATGCCTATATTTTGGGTGTTTGTTACTTCGCTGAAAACACCAGAGGAAGCAAGAGCATTTCCTCCTAGTTTAATTCCTGAAGAAGTTACCTTTCAAAATTATAAATTGCTTTTTCAAGATGATCAAATGATAAGAAGTTTTCTGAATAGTATTATAGTAGCGGTTCCAGCGACCTTACTATGTGTTATAATTTCTGCGTTAGCAGCATTTTCCTTTTCAAGGTACCACTTCAGAGGCAAAAAGCAGCTTTTAGCTGCCGTGATGGGAATTTTTATGATTCCTATAACTATGAACACAATCCCGTTATATTTGATATTTCAGAGGATGGGTTTATTAGATACATATGCGGGAGTAATCTTGGCTTACCAGGTTTTAATAATACCCTTGAATATTTTTATTCTCAAAAACCATTTTGATACCATTCCCGTTTCTTTAGAAGAGGCGGCAGCTCTTGATGGAGCTACAACCATGCAGAGATTTACTAAGGTAATAATGCCATTATCTTGGCCTGGTTTAAGTATATCTTTTATATTCACTTTCAGATTTGCATGGAATGAATTCGTTTTACCTATGATTTTAATAAGTTCGCCCAGTAAGACGGTTTTCCAAGTTGCGATGTACAGATTCTTGGGATTATACAGTATAGATTGGGGTTTACTCAGCGCAGCTATTGTAATTGGTATGATCCCAATTTTGATAATTATAATATTTTTTCAGAGACAACTGTTACAAGGGATACAGGCTGGTTCAATTAAAGGATAA